The Phormidium yuhuli AB48 DNA window TGAGGTTCCGTCACGAACCACACGGACAACAGAAGTCGCGCACAATTGAGACAAAACGCCTAACCTGCTATGATTCAGCGTAGATCGATTTGATGAGAATTTTTATTAAGAATTTTTAACGGGTGCTAAGGGCGATCGCCCCCGGTTATGGGCTTGGAGATAGGGGCAAGGACATTAGCCCAAGACGAGAGCTAGTCAGACTTGGAAACTGGCTCAATTGCGCCTAGAATTGGGGGATACTGGATTGCCGAACCCCTCGTTGAGCCTTCTCTATGGTGAAACTCACTGGTTATTTATCAGTCCTGCTCCTAACGCTGGCTCCCTTGAGTGCCAGTAGCCTGGCAAGTCCACGGACGGAATCTTCCCTTAGGTTGGTGGCTCAGGGAATTGATCCCCTCTGTCGGCAAGTCTCGCCGGACTTAGATCAGGGACTAGCGATCCGACTCGATCCGCGTCCTGACTCCCGTTCCATTGCCAATGTAGCTCCTAACGAACGTCTGCGTCTGGCCCCTAACAGCGATGGCATTCGCGGTCCGGAAGGCAATACTTGGTTAGCGGTCAGTTTTCCCGCTGAGGGCTATGTGGACAACGGCCCCTCGGGACGGAACCATCTTCAAGCCTGTGAAGCCTTTGTTTGGGGGGCTCAACTGCCCTCAAGTTCGGGAGCAAGGGTGTCCCAGCGGGCCAGTGCTACTCCCCAAAATGATACGGGTAGCTCCTGTCGCCGTGTGATTCAGCCGGAAGGCTTAACGGTTCGTCAGTCCCCCTCATTAAATGGCTCAGTTTTAGGGGGTCTGGATGTGGAAGAAACCTTCCAGATTCGTTTACCCTTGCGTACCATTGTCGCTGCCGATGGTCGTGAGTGGGTGGAGATTACCGCTCCCTTCAATGGCTATGTCTCGAATGGCTTTGGGGATGGTGTCAGTAATTTAGGAATGTGTCGATAGTTGGTAACTGATATCTTAATTCTTTCCAACGGCCCAGGAGAAGTCACCACCTGGGTGCGTCCCGTTGTGCCAGAAATCCGGCGACAGTTTCCCCAGGCGAGAATTTCACTGGTGTTGTCCCCCTGTCCCCACGCCAGCGGCCGAGAGGCGGCGATCGCCCGGAGTTATCCTGAGGTTGATCGCGTACAAGGGCCTGAGGCCTTTTGGCCCTTCTTACTCTGGGGAAAAACCGCTGAGAATTGGCAGTGGGGCCAGGAGGGTGTGGTGTTATTCCTGGGGGGCGATCGCCTCTTTCCCGTCTTAATTGGACGACGACTGGGGTATCGTATCGTCGTCTATGCCGAATGGCAGGGCCAATGGTATCCCTGGGTGGATCGATTTGCCATGGCCACCCCGGAGGCGATCGCCCAGGCCCCCCGTCGCTACCATCACAAACTCTATCCCGTGGGCAATCTCATGGCGGACGCCGCCGTTGCGCGATCGCCCCTCCCCCCCCTAGACAGCCAACATCCCGGCCGCATCGGCTTTCTCCCCGGTTCCAAAGCCCTTAAACTGAGTCTCGGGGTTCCCCTCACCCTAGAAATTGCCGATTATCTCCAGCAACAGCGGCCGCAACTAGAGTTTGTCATTCCCGTTGCCCCCAGTTTAGAGCTGGAGCAACTGGCCGCCTATGCCAACCCAGACTCCAATCCCGCCCTAGCGGCCCTCAACTGGACCTCAGCCCAACTCATCCAGGATGAGGCTCAGTTTTACCTAGAAACCCGCCAAGGAACCCGCCTAAGATTACATCAAGAGGTTCCGGCCCATCCTTGTCTCAAAGACTGTCATCTCTGCATCACCACCGTCGGGGCCAACACCGCCGAACTAGCAGCTTTAGGGATTCCCATGGTGGTTCTCCTCCCCACCCATCGCCTCGATGTAATGCGAGCCTGGGATGGCCTTCCCGGACTTTTGGCGAACCTTCCCGGACTGGGGTCAGGGTTTACCCAACTGTTTAGTTGGCTGGCCTGGCAATGGCTAAAACGGCAATCCGGCGGAACCCGTCTCGCCTGGGCCAACATCTGGGCCGGAGAACAGATTGTGCCCGAATTTCTCGGACAATTTCCCCCCAGTGCGATCGGTGACACGGTGCTGGATTTCCTAGATCATCCCGAAAAACTCGAACAAATGCGACAAAAGCTACGTGAGGTTTCTGGTCGCGGCGGTTCAGCCCAAAAACTGGTCGATTTACTAGACTTCAAATCATGAAACGCTTGCTTCCTAGCTTGCTTCCTAGCGAACGGTGCGTTCCGGCAAGTTCCCATTCAATGCTCAAAGCTGACAACGATTGCCAGCCGGAACACACCCTACCCTCCTCCGGGTCCTCGGTGTCCTCTGTGACTCTGTGGTTCTCCTCCTCCTCTTGCCCCTTGCCCCTTCCCCCTTTGTGATAAGCTAAGCCTTGATAATTCAACACTGTTTTTAGAAGGAAGCGTTAATAATGACGGGTTCAGCGGAGATTCCCTACCTCTTGAGAGCGGCGCGGGGTGAAGCCCTGGAGCGTCCCCCAGTCTGGATGATGCGGCAGGCAGGACGTTACATGAAAGCCTATCGCGATTTGCGTGAGAAATATCCTAGTTTCCGGGAACGTTCTGAGATTCCAGAGGTGGCGATCGAGGTGTCTCTGCAACCCTGGCGAGCCTTTAAACCCGATGGGGTGATTCTCTTTTCGGATATTGTGACCCCTTTACCGGGAATCGGGATTGAGATGGATATCGCCGAGGGTAAAGGGCCGATTATTGACCCCCCCATTCGCTCTTTGGAACAGGTTAATCAGTTACATCCCCTCGATCCGGAGGAGTCGTTACCCTTTATTAAACCGATTCTCACCACGCTGCGGCAGGAAGTGAAGAATGAAGCGACGGTGTTGGGCTTTGTGGGCGCTCCCTGGACTCTGGCGGCTTATGCCGTGGAAGGAAAAGGCTCGAAAACTTATTCTGTGATTAAGAATATGGCCTTTTCGGAACCGACAATGCTGCATCGGTTACTGGAGAAACTCTCTGATGCGATCGCCACCTATGTCCGCTATCAGATTGATTGCGGCGCTCAGGTAGTGCAGATGTTTGACTCCTGGGCCGGACAACTGAGTCCTCAAGATTACGATACCTTTGCCCTTCCCTATCAGAAACGGGTGTTTGAGCAGGTGCGGCAAACTCACCCCGATACGCCTTTAATTCTCCTGGTGACAGGGAGTGGTGGTTTGTTAGAACGGATGGGCCAATCGGGGGCGAATATCGTCAGTGTGGATTGGACCGTGGATATGGCTGACGCTCGCCGACGGTTGGGGCCGGAGATTCATGTCCAGGGAAATCTTGATCCGGGAGTCTTGTATGGTTCTAAGGACTTTATCCGCGATCGCATTCTCGATACGATTCGCAAGGCGGGCAATCGGGGTCATATCCTAAACTTAGGTCACGGGGTTCTGCCCAATACCCCAGAGGAGAATGTGGCGTTCTTCTTTGAAACTGCTAAACAAGCGGATCAGCTACTCGCGATGGCTTAACTGGGTTGATGGTCGCTGCACCGGACTCTCTCAGTCCGGTGCAGCGACCATCTCAAGAGCATCACGCTAATTCCCCCTGTCGTTTCTCCACCCTAAATGCTTGCTGATGAAACGAGTCCTCCTTACTGGAGCGAGTGGCTGTGTTGGTCACTATATCGCTGAAACTCTAATTGCTCACAGTGATTGTGAACTGTATCTGTTCGTTCGCGATCGCCAAAAGCTTAACCTAGACCTTGAGAGACGATCGGGGATTCATGTTATAGACGGCGACTTACGGGAGATTCATCACTTTAAAGAGGTTCTGGAAACCATTAACTGTGCCATTCTCACCGCCGCTGCCTGGGGAGGCCCCAAAGAAACCTTTGACATCAATGTCACAAAAACCTGTATGGTCATGCATCTGCTCAACCCACAGCAGTGTGAACAGGTGATTTACTTCTCCACGGCCAGTATCCTCAACCGCGACGGGGAGATTCTGCGGGCAGCGGCCCACATGGGGACCGACTATATCCGCTCGAAGTATGATTGTCTCAATCAACTGCACCGGATGCCCATCGCCGATCGCCTGACGGTTCTGTTCCCCACGATTGTCCTAGGGGGGGATGAGAACAAACCCTATTCTCATGTCTCAGCAGGTCTCCCGGAGGTCAGTAAATGGCTCAATCTTGCTCGCTTTATCAGCGTCGAGGGCAGTTTTCACTTCATTCATGCCCAGGATATCGCTGAAGTCGTCCACTATCTGCTCAAAAATCCGCCCTCAGCCCGTCGTCACTATGTGTTAGGAACCGAACCCTATACCGTTGACCGCGCGGTGAGTGAACTCTGCCGCTATTTCAATAAACCAGTCTACTTTCGCGTGCGCCTGAATCGTTGGCTAACCGATCTGATCGTGGAATGTTTGGTCCGTTTCGGAGTCGTTCAGATGGCCGCTTGGGATCGGTTTTGTTTGGAGTACCGAGATTTCACCTATACAGATGCCGTAACAGGTCAAGATTTTGACTCTCCCGTCCATTATCCAACCCTAACCGATGCACTTAAAGAACGGGGTCTAGGACAACATTCTCAAGCCAAAGCTCCCTTATCCCCTCAGGCTTCCCCAGAAGATTAAGAAAATTATAAATTTGCTTAAAGTTGATAGATTTTCGTTTAGAATGGTGATGTTTTTAGCCGATTGACGGCTCATTATCGGTTGCCGAGAGTTGCCTGCCTTGTTAAGGAGAAATAGAAAGCTGAGCCTCAGTGCCGGGGGAGCTGGAGTCTATTGGACTTCAGTTTGAGATGCCCAACTGTCCACTCTCAACTAGCAACTGTCCCCTGCAAATTGTTGAGAATCAGTTATCTATGTTAGCCTGACATAAACCCTTAAGGAACTCCGTTTTTATGCAGGTTTTATTAGTATACCCTCGCTTTCCACAAAGTTTTTGGTCATTCGATAAGGCAATGGAACTGGTAGGGCGCAAAGCCGTTCTACCGCCTTTGGGGTTAATTACCGTTGCCGGAATTCTACCCGATCGCTGGCAACTGAAGCTGGTGGATTGCAACATCCGAGAAGTTCGTGATGCTGAATGGGATTGGGCGGATGTTGTCATTATCTCGGGAATGATCGTGCAAAAAGACGATATGCACGCCCAAATTGCTGAAGCCAAACGCCGCCAAAAACTCGTTGCTGTCGGGGGTCCCTACCCGACGTCTTTACCCCAAGACCTAGACGCGGCCGGGGCCGACTTTCTGGTCTTGGATGAAGGGGAACTCACCCTCCCCATGTTCGTCGAGGCCATCGAACGAGGCGAAACCTCAGGAACGTTCCGGTCTGAGATAAAACCCGATGTGACCGAAACCCCGATTCCCCGTTACGACTTGTTGGAACTGGATGCGTACGATAATATGTCCGTGCAGTTCTCCCGAGGTTGCCCCTATCAATGTGAATTTTGTGACATTATCGTTCTCTATGGTCGTAAACCCCGTACCAAAGAGCCACAACAACTGATTGGGGAACTTGAACGTCTCTATGACCTGGGGTGGCGCGGTCCAGTCTTTATGGTGGATGACAACTTCATCGGCAATAAACGCAATGTCAAGCGACTCTTGCGGGAGTTGCAACCCTGGATGCAGGCTAAAGGCTTCCCCTTCCACTTTAGTACGGAAGCTTCCGTGGATTTAGCCAACGACGAGGAGCTGATGGAGTTGATGATGGAGTGCAACTTCAGCAGCGTCTTCCTGGGGATTGAAACCCCTGACGCGGAGAGTTTATCCCTAACCAAGAAATTCCAGAATACCCGCGACCCCTTACTCGGGGCGGTTAAACGCATTAATGAAACCGGAATGCGAGTGATGGCGGGCTTTATTATCGGCTTTGACGGCGAAAAACCCGGTGCGGGCGATCGCATTGTCGAATTTGTCGAACAGACGGCCATTCCCACGGCAATGGTGAGTATGTTGCAAGTTCTCCCCAACACCGCCTTAATGACGCGCCTGAAACAAGAAGGGCGACTGGTGGAAGATATGGGAGGCTCGGGCAACCAGAACAACCTGATGAACTTCATCCCCACCCGGCCCATTGAAGACATCGCACGGGAGTATGTCAGCGCCTTCTACAAACTCTATGATCCCTTGCAATATCTCAATCGGGTCTATCGTCATTTCATGTCCATGGCTGAACCCCGCCATGTGGCCTCCAATCGCGGTAAAACCACACCTAAGATTGTCAAAGCCGCGATGACGATTTTATGGCGACAAGGGGTTGTCCGTTCAACTCGTTGGGCATTTTGGCCCCATCTGTTTAACATCTACCGCCACAAACCTCGCTTGCTGGTGAACTATCTCGTCTCCTGCGCCTTGCTGGAACATTTTGTAGAGTATCGAGAAATTGTGCGTCGGGACATCGAGGAGCAACTACAGGCCTATCTCCAGCGACAACAACAACTGGCCCAGGAACAAGAGGAACCCGTTGCTGTGGGAAGTGCCCGTCAAAGCTAATTGAAATAAATTGCCGACAGGAATAGGGACAACGAGTAAGATGGGGGAGCGTTCAACCGGCTCCCCCTGTTGTCTTAATGAGGTTGTCCCATGAAGTCGTCCTCCGTTGCGTCTCTGTCTCTGTTACTACTACTGGCTGTTTCTCCTTCAGCGAGTTTGGCCCAAATTACCCCCGATCAGACCCTTCCCAATCCCTCCCAGGTCAGTCCTGATGGGAACCAACTGCGCCTTCAGGGAGGAACCGCTGCTGAGGGAAATCTGTTCCATAGTTTTGAGCAGTTCTCGATTCCTCTGGGAATGGAGGCCATTTTTGAGAACAGCCCTGAGATTCAACGCATTTTTAGCCGAGTCACCGGAAATCTTCCCTCCAACTTAGACGGCCGCCTCTCCGCTCAAGGCGGGGCCGATGTATTTCTCCTCAACCCCAATGGAATTCTCTTTGGTGAGAATGCTCAATTAAACCTAGGCGGCTCATTTTACGGGAGTAGTGGTGAATTTATCGAATTTGCCGATGGGAGTCGCTTTAGTGCTGCTAATGGCTCATCTAGCGTCCTCTCTGTGACGGTTCCGGTGGGGTTGGGGTTCGGTTCTAATTCAGGGCCGGTGGTGAACCGGTCTCAGGCGCTCAATGAGCAAGGGGAATCTGTTGGCCTGAGCCTCAATCCCGGGGCGACCTTGTCCCTCAGTGGCGGTCAGGTGGAGATGCTGGGGGGACGGGCCAGGGTGGTGGATGGTCAGATTGTGCTGGCGACGGTGGCGGATGGCCGGTTGTCCCTGAGAATGGAGGAGGGTTTGGAGTCGGGCCAGATGCAGGGGCGGATTTTGCTCAGTGATGGGGCGTTACTGGATACCAGTGGCCCCGTGGGTGGGGGAATTTGGCTGCTGGGCGATCGCCTTCGGGTTCAGAATGACTCGCAAATTCTGGCGGATACCTACGGGGCCGGTGATGGCCAAGGCATTCATCTGGAGTTGGGGGAGTTGGTAGTCATTGATAATTCCTTAATTTCGACCTCAAGTTTTGGCTCTGGGCGATCAGGAGACCTGAATATAGTGGCGAATCACATTCTCGTTGACGGGGCGGGAGATTTGCAGTCTAGTTTGGAGCGCCTGTTTTCCCTTGATGCCATTGAAACGCCTCAACAGGTAGGGATTGGCTTATATGCCATGGCCTTTGCCGATGGCCCGGCGGGGAATATCAATTTACGGGCAACTTCTCTGCAATTGACCAATGCCTCATTTATTTCCACCACAACCGTGGCTGAGGGGCAGGGAGGGATGATTAATGCTGAGATTAGCGAGTCCTTGGTGTTAGATG harbors:
- the hemE gene encoding uroporphyrinogen decarboxylase, which produces MTGSAEIPYLLRAARGEALERPPVWMMRQAGRYMKAYRDLREKYPSFRERSEIPEVAIEVSLQPWRAFKPDGVILFSDIVTPLPGIGIEMDIAEGKGPIIDPPIRSLEQVNQLHPLDPEESLPFIKPILTTLRQEVKNEATVLGFVGAPWTLAAYAVEGKGSKTYSVIKNMAFSEPTMLHRLLEKLSDAIATYVRYQIDCGAQVVQMFDSWAGQLSPQDYDTFALPYQKRVFEQVRQTHPDTPLILLVTGSGGLLERMGQSGANIVSVDWTVDMADARRRLGPEIHVQGNLDPGVLYGSKDFIRDRILDTIRKAGNRGHILNLGHGVLPNTPEENVAFFFETAKQADQLLAMA
- a CDS encoding NAD-dependent epimerase/dehydratase family protein, producing MKRVLLTGASGCVGHYIAETLIAHSDCELYLFVRDRQKLNLDLERRSGIHVIDGDLREIHHFKEVLETINCAILTAAAWGGPKETFDINVTKTCMVMHLLNPQQCEQVIYFSTASILNRDGEILRAAAHMGTDYIRSKYDCLNQLHRMPIADRLTVLFPTIVLGGDENKPYSHVSAGLPEVSKWLNLARFISVEGSFHFIHAQDIAEVVHYLLKNPPSARRHYVLGTEPYTVDRAVSELCRYFNKPVYFRVRLNRWLTDLIVECLVRFGVVQMAAWDRFCLEYRDFTYTDAVTGQDFDSPVHYPTLTDALKERGLGQHSQAKAPLSPQASPED
- a CDS encoding B12-binding domain-containing radical SAM protein, with the protein product MQVLLVYPRFPQSFWSFDKAMELVGRKAVLPPLGLITVAGILPDRWQLKLVDCNIREVRDAEWDWADVVIISGMIVQKDDMHAQIAEAKRRQKLVAVGGPYPTSLPQDLDAAGADFLVLDEGELTLPMFVEAIERGETSGTFRSEIKPDVTETPIPRYDLLELDAYDNMSVQFSRGCPYQCEFCDIIVLYGRKPRTKEPQQLIGELERLYDLGWRGPVFMVDDNFIGNKRNVKRLLRELQPWMQAKGFPFHFSTEASVDLANDEELMELMMECNFSSVFLGIETPDAESLSLTKKFQNTRDPLLGAVKRINETGMRVMAGFIIGFDGEKPGAGDRIVEFVEQTAIPTAMVSMLQVLPNTALMTRLKQEGRLVEDMGGSGNQNNLMNFIPTRPIEDIAREYVSAFYKLYDPLQYLNRVYRHFMSMAEPRHVASNRGKTTPKIVKAAMTILWRQGVVRSTRWAFWPHLFNIYRHKPRLLVNYLVSCALLEHFVEYREIVRRDIEEQLQAYLQRQQQLAQEQEEPVAVGSARQS
- a CDS encoding lipid-A-disaccharide synthase, with the translated sequence MVTDILILSNGPGEVTTWVRPVVPEIRRQFPQARISLVLSPCPHASGREAAIARSYPEVDRVQGPEAFWPFLLWGKTAENWQWGQEGVVLFLGGDRLFPVLIGRRLGYRIVVYAEWQGQWYPWVDRFAMATPEAIAQAPRRYHHKLYPVGNLMADAAVARSPLPPLDSQHPGRIGFLPGSKALKLSLGVPLTLEIADYLQQQRPQLEFVIPVAPSLELEQLAAYANPDSNPALAALNWTSAQLIQDEAQFYLETRQGTRLRLHQEVPAHPCLKDCHLCITTVGANTAELAALGIPMVVLLPTHRLDVMRAWDGLPGLLANLPGLGSGFTQLFSWLAWQWLKRQSGGTRLAWANIWAGEQIVPEFLGQFPPSAIGDTVLDFLDHPEKLEQMRQKLREVSGRGGSAQKLVDLLDFKS
- a CDS encoding SH3 domain-containing protein, with amino-acid sequence MVKLTGYLSVLLLTLAPLSASSLASPRTESSLRLVAQGIDPLCRQVSPDLDQGLAIRLDPRPDSRSIANVAPNERLRLAPNSDGIRGPEGNTWLAVSFPAEGYVDNGPSGRNHLQACEAFVWGAQLPSSSGARVSQRASATPQNDTGSSCRRVIQPEGLTVRQSPSLNGSVLGGLDVEETFQIRLPLRTIVAADGREWVEITAPFNGYVSNGFGDGVSNLGMCR